Within the Gorilla gorilla gorilla isolate KB3781 chromosome 15, NHGRI_mGorGor1-v2.1_pri, whole genome shotgun sequence genome, the region CTTCCTTCCCCGAGCCAGCTGCTGCCGCCTTCTTGCCAGGGGTCTCGGCCATTGCTTGTTGGAGCTTGCCTGGGCTTACTCTATCTGTGCCGGCACcgcaagcattttttcatactcTCCTAGTTTCATAATGGTCCTGTGGGTCCTAGGCAGGAGTTCTCATGTTGAGACAGGGAACAGATCCAGCAATAGAAGTGGCCCAGTCCAGCAGGCAGACTGGGCTGGCACCAAGATCTTACATCTCCCTTTGGGACCCCTTCAGGTACCACCCATCCCTTCAGGAGGACCTGCCTGCCTGTTCACGGTCCTGCAGTCCTGCCCGCCCCAGCTCGGGAGGCCACTGTGCCATTCAGAGCCCAGCCTCCCAGCAGTTCCTGCTGATTTGTAAGAGTCCATGAGTGGGAAATGAAAACTCAGGTGCTTTCCATCCTTTGCTGACCCTCCTGCTCTGTGGGGCTTCAGCCCTCCCCGTCAGAGGACATTTATGAGGGGATCAGCGTGTACCTAGCCATGcaccttccatttcttttcttacgTTCCCAGTGTAATCCACATAAAATAAACCAGACCCAAAAgtggaaaatggagaaaatcaaAAGAGACCCCACTCTGGAGACACCTTGAGACAGCAGGTCCAGCTCTCTGCCTTGGGAGTCATGGGGCCAGGCAGCAAGGATGAAACTTACAATGACAGTTCACGAGCATGGAACATGTACAGCCGGGTGCTGTGAGTTTCTGTCACGCCATAGCACCTTAGGAGGTGGTTCCTGctcttatcttcattttacagataaggaagctgaagCATTGGATGGTTAGTCACTTGCCCTCATCATACAGCTAAAAAGGAACCACGCGGGAGCTCAGTCTCATGCCTGATTCTGCAGCTCTTGTAATGGATCCCAACCTGTGTTGCCTCTTTCTAGCCGAAATGTCTTCACCCCGTCGAAATCCCATcacctttttcctctctctgtgaAAGTGCACACGACACCATTTTACGACTGTGTGTTTCAGTCTATATTCTTTTTGAATGTTGAGCCCTTCAGAAGTCATGAGTAACCCTTGGTGTGCCTAATGTCTGTCTATCACTTTCTGGTCTTGCTGGTGCAAGTGGGCCTttggtatttgttgaatgaataatggaaggatggatggatggtattCAAATCTGTCCAGCCTTTATGTTTAGACCACAGAGACCCTGCAAGAATTTAGTGATGAGAGAAATTATCTTTAGAATGTTTGTACACTAACTGGAGTCTTCTCTGGAATTTTCTGATGTGCTAGGTCCCCCACAGAGCCTGGGCCACAGATGGTGTGTTCTGAAGAGACAAAACTGAAGGCGTGGTCCCTTGTACAAATTCTGAAATTGCTGCTAGTTTTTAGATTAGCCACATATTCAGTTGTCAGATGTAGCAAATAAAAGATGCACAGTTAAATTTCATtgtcagataaacaacaaataattatttaggaTAAGTATAGTCTGTGTGATATGTGGGATATACTTATGCTAATATGTGGGCTATACTTATGCTAAAAATtgtgttgttgtttatttgaaattcgaatttaactgggcatcttaAATTTTGTTTGAGAATTTTATTGAAGGGTTTATATGGCAATATTTGCCACACAGACTCTCACTTTAGGCCCGTCTATAGCTGACTTCAGCCTTCTTAGTATTGGGCAGGGACTTCTGACCTTAGATGTCACCCCATCCAAGCCACTCCCTAGTGTGTAAGGATCCAAGACAGGGCAGGGCTGGAGCAGCGCCAGATCTCAGGTCTCCAGGCCCAGAGCAGTGTGGGAGCAGCATAGCCCACTGGGGACATGGTTGTCTTTACCCCCACacaaatttaactttaaaattcataGCCCAGGAGCATCAGATTCTAACTGTTCTGGGCCAGGTTGCTGCAGAACGGGCTCGGCCAAGACGGGCACTGAGACTGCATCTAAGGGAGGAGGGTCTGGTGGCCCCCGTATCACAAGCCATCACAATCATACTTCTGTTGTTTTGTGTTTACCCATCCTCTGAAAGGCCTGCTGGGATCACCTCTGATAACCACGCTTTGAAGATTTCCTTCTGAAACCgttttccgttcctttctctgTAGAGGTGGAGCTTAGGGGAGATTTATATAACGGTCACCTCCTTAGTAGGAACAGGTGGAGGCCTAAAGGCCACCCCACTCCTTGGAGCAGCATGGAGACTGTCGGGAAGGCCGGGCCCTCTGAGGCCCCTGGGGGATGCCGTCCCATTTTCCACAAGAGCCCGGACCACCTGGAACACCCCACATCGCACTCAGCCACCACATGCTACATGGTGCCCCGACACTGCGGGGCAGGGACCCCGAGCCTGGGGCACCTTTCTGAATTCAGAGAGCACTTAATCCCACAGTCACAGTTGATTATAACCATCACGCGTTTGGTGCACTCCAATGCTCAAAGCACTGCTCTTAATTTTAGGAAgttcaaaaataccaaaaaataacagacactCATATACCCACTGACCAGAATAGGCCATTTCTAATATTTCATCATGTTTGCCTTGTCCTTCCTTATAAGAAACGACTGCAGATGAAATCAGTCTGCTTTGTCCCATCTCCCCCTTTCCCAGAGGCAGCCGCGATCATGAATCTGGCTTCACAATCCAAGTTGGTACTTTTGCTAACATTTGTATAAATCCATGCATAGTACATGGTCATATTACGCATGCATGTTTTTGATTTCAAGAATGCTATCGGAGTTTATTTTGTGACTTGCCTTTTCCCCTAGAAAGCATTTTTCATCCAGTGTTAAGAACCTCCCAGCAGCCCCCTTCTATACGGCTGTCTTTATTATTTCCCGTTTTTAACTGAGAAACCTCtgcctcagagaggttaagaagtGGGCCTAGATCACACCGCGAGGCAATGTTGGCCCTGGGGCTAAATCTCATCACGCCCTCAGGATTCTTGACTGATGGTCCtaggattcattcattcaccaaatattttttgagtgtctGCTCTGGTCTAGGCATTGGGGATACTGTGATACTGTGGAAGAGCCCTGCCTTCTGAAAAGCATAGGCAGAAAATACAGGCTTCTGTCTTCAACAAGCCAacaagtgtttttgttttctttttttgagacagggtctcgctggcGTGCAGACTGGAAAGCAATGGTGCCATCAGACCTCACTGCAGCCatgatttcctgggctcaggcgatcctcccacatcaacctccctagtagctgggaccacaagtgtgcaccaccacactccgctaatttttttaatattttgtagagatggagtctcactatgttacccagactgatcttgaactcatagcctcaagcaatcctcccatcttggcctcccaaagtgctgggattacaggcatgagtcaccgcatccGGCCAAcaaatgtttttttgttgttgtttctttttttaatcttgacGTGAATATCTCCTCTGATAGGGAAACAAGCCCCCCTCGCCCCCCAGGTCACCCTGTGTTGTCCTGGTTGCCAGTGTCTAACTCAGCAAGAAGAGACTAGTTTTCTTGTTCTGCCCTCTTAAGCCACTCTGTCTTCTGCATGGTAGCTTTTCTAGGGTTTAAGGTTAGGCTTACACCCCCAAATCTGCTCTGAGTCAAAACCTCATCCAAGAATCCCATTCTCTGAAAGCCAGTGGCCACCCTTGCCCACTGGCGTGAGAAAACCCTGTTGCTCATTTCCAGCAGTGGTGTGCCACCAGAAGGACATCTTTAAAAGTGGCTAAAAGTAGACTGGAGCTGGTCGGGCGGGCTTTGAGAGTGACATTCTCTCACCACCTGCTTCCAGAATGACCTCAGCCAACACCCCTCATTCTGACCACAAGCCAGCTCCTGATCAAATTTTTGTAACTTCCAAATGATGGAATTGAGactgactttttgtttttgagtcatgGAATTCTGCTGTTGGAAGTTATTTTTATGTCTAACTCAGCACTTTCCATTTAGAAcctattttacaaagaaaaaaatatcaaaacaaaataaaaccaacaaaccTGAGACAGACGGATGGAGCAACAGGGCTGACCAGCTTTGGAGCACCTCTCAGCCGCCTGTCTCAGCATACACTGGGGGCACGGGCGGCCATCTGCTGACAACTGAAAATGAGTGCCTGGTTATCGATCACACAAAAAGCACAGGACCAGAAATGCCGTGTTCCTGATTTCCTCACTTTAGCTTAAGCAGCTGGATAAGAGATGCATGTGATACTGTCCTACAAGGACGACAGAGGGAAGGAATATTGGTAATCATTGCGTAAGCGTCCTGGGCCATACTTTCTTATACATGATCTGATTCACTGCTTGCAACAATCTCGCTGGTTGGACTGCATTCTCTTCATTACTTACAGAAGGGAAATTGAGGCAAGTGGGTAAGTAACTCACCCAAGCTCCACCATATGTGGCAAAGCAGGATTCACCCCCGAGCCTTTCTGACACCAGAACCCACCCTCATTTCCCACGCTCTGAGACAGCAGAATCCGTCCCACACTGACCATCCTCTTTGGCAGTTCTGAGCTCTCACTACAGGTGCAGGGCAAAGGGGACTCCCCATGAGGCCTGTCCCACGGCTGGGAGCTCCAGGATTGGGGTTTATGAAGTACCGCCTGTGGGGAGCCCTCCTGCTGATTTCAAATTCATTAATTCTGCATGCTTTTACTTGTCACTTTTTTTGTATGTTAAGGATGGGGCTGAGGGGGTTTGTGATGAGTAGACCATATCCTTGCCTTCAAGAGTTCTCTGTCTAATGGGAGGTGGACATCCAGTTATGCACACCATCCTGACTCCTTTCTGGAGCAGAAGTCCGGGGTATGGTCAGCAGAATGATGCCCCCACCAAGGATGTCCACGTCCTAACCCCTAGAACCTGTGGATGGATTACCGTTCATGGCCAAAAggactttgcaggtgtgattaagttaaggattttgagatggtaGGAGTAGCCTGGATTAGCCAGGGGAGCTCAATGTCATCACAAGGGCCCTTATAAGAGTGAGGCtggaagatgagagagagagattggaagatattacactgctggctttgaagatggaggaaggggccatgagcccagccatgagcccaggaatgtgggcggcctctagaagctgggaaaggcgAGAAAACAGATtgtcccctagagcctccagaaggagtgCAGCTCTGCCAACACTTCGATTTTAGTCTGGTGAGACCTCTGAAACTGTATGATACATTAGTGTTGTTTTCAGCTACGGTGCTTGTGGGAATTAGtcacagcagcaacaggaaactgaCCTGCAAAGCTATTAAATAAATACCTGCAGGGAGGCAGAGAAGTGAGGGATGCAGAGGCTGGAGGGCATCACCCTGGCCCGTTTGGCAGGAATGTTAGGAATACAGGTGCCGAGTGCCTCCTGGCAGGAGCCCATCGGAAGCAGGTGCTCAAGGGCCACCTGATGGCCTGGTTGGCGGGAGCCCTACAAAAGGCTCTGTCCAggttcccttcctctttccccactGATTTGGATGAAAATACTCGTCTCATTCACATTTGCcctaaagagaagagagagacaggacATATGCCCAGACAGCTCCATAGGGTGGGAGAGTGGCTCAGATCCCATGCGTGGAGTTCAGGGAGGCGTCTGTCTGAGCAGCCAGCAGCATGGGCCTGGTGAGAGAGAAGAGACAAGAAGCAATGAGTGGGAAGGGACAGGAACACTGGTTAATTCCTGGGAATCTGGCAGGGGTCGTGGGGGGATGTAGGGGCAGAACAAGCCCCTGCAGCCCCCGTCATGCCCAAGAGGAAAAAAGCTCAGCTTCTCACACTGAGCCTGCTTTCCAAGAGGCCACCAGCAAATACTGGTGGCTTTACCTTAGCCTGGAGGCCTTCTGTTGTAGACAGGTTGGGCAAAGGTACCAATGATGTCGCCTGGGGAAGAGGAAGCCTCCCATTAGGCTGGCATGTGTCTGATGCACCCACACCCCATCTGACCTGCAATTCTTTTATTTCCActtataattgtatttttagcatGAAAAACTGTTGTAATATTCTTGTTTGCATTGGTCATtatatttaattgaaatatattaatagaatatgttatacatataagAAGTACTTATATAAAAATGTACCCCACGAGGGGTGAACACAGCATGGTAACCTGCAGCCCCCACTCAGAAATTGCACCTGGCCTGCCCTGAGCCCCATAGCAGTCCTTTCCAGTCACTGCACTCTCTAGGTCAACAACTGCCCTATTCTGTCCCCTCAAGGAGAGCACCATGTTAGGAATATAGGTGCCGAGTGCCTCCTGGCAGGAGCCCATCAGAAGCACATGCTCAAGGGCCACCTGGTGACCTGGTAATGGTCATCCTTTAAGAGGAGGCCACTGAGACTCAAGGCAGGCCAGAGAGCTTCTGAGCAGCAGCTGCCCAGGCACCTGCGTGCCTCTCATGTTCCAGGagcctgaccctgaagcccatgGGGCTGCATGCAGAGCCAGGAGTGCCTGGGCTCACAGTCAGACACTCATGGCGCTCAACCCTGACACCACCACAGATTAGTGCTATGGCCTTGACCTCTGCTTAtccacctataaaatggggttgCAGTATTAGCCTCCACCAGGACTGTTGAGTGATTGAGAGTATTTTAATGTCTCTAGCACAGCCCCTGACCATAGCAGGAGCTCCACACAGAATACTGTCTCATGCAGTGCTCGGTAACTGTGCATCCGATGCAGGCCTCACTGTgtcatgttcattcattcaggtTCCCTTCAAAAGAAACATTGATTATGGGCCAAATAGGTGTCAGTGCCAGCCCGGGAATGCATATGCATATTCTGCCTCTGGAGAGGGCCTGGGAAGCCTGGACATGGGCCTcctgggctggggcaggaaggGGCCTCCTCTTCACTGCTGTGTCCGGGATCACCCCCTCCCTTGGAgcaccccacctcccacctgaAGTCTGAGCAGCAGAGaacctttaaaaacagaaataggaaGTTCTGATTCATGAATGCAAACATTCTGGCAACCCGTGTGCAGTGATGTGTGGCGTGGGCGGTGGGAATTAGGGAACCTCTTCTAGCGTATTTGTTCCTATCCACCGGAAGGTATACAGTGTTCATACTCATTGACTCAGAAATCGTGTGTCTGGGAGTCTGCCCTAATAAATAACAATGTGTGTACCATGATGCATGTACATGCTAATGGATGTACAAGGATGTTGATCAGTGCATCATTTATCATAGGAAAAGTGGAAATTGCTAAATCTCCAACACTAGGGGAGAGGTTAAACTGTGGCTTATGTTCATGATAGAATAATACACAACTGTTAAAATGGAATTTTGATGGCCATTTTGAAACAGGGATTAAAAAACACGTTTAAATgtgttttctctctgtctctgtctctctctctctctctgtctctctctctctctctctgtcacacacacacacacacacacacacacacacacagaggaaaaaaagattgGAAAGAGAAACCATCAAAATGTTAGCACTGATTATGTGGTGGGATCATGATTCTCATTTTTTTAtcctgttttatattttcttagggTTCTATGCtaagcatatattatttttaaaattagaagagGAATGAAGGCATTTTACAACCCATGTCATTATGGAGGAGCCTGGCATGGGGGGAGGGGAATGGCTGGAGGGGTTGCTGTGAGTCCTGGTGAGTCACCAGCTAGCTGTTGGGTGAGTTCCTTGATGCTTTCGTAGTAGCGTGGGCATGAGAACGTCTGCCTCAAAAGGCTGCTGTGAACACTGATTTTTATAGATTACCATCAATTATAAAACCACAAAAGCAAAGCCCCGTTTTGCAGGTGCAGTAGAGATCGTAGCTTCATGTGGGGTTGTTTGACCAGACCACTTCCCTTTTGCAGGGTACATCTGCCCAAGCCCCCATGGCCCTGGataattctctctctccttctttgcaGCTGCCCATGATGGGGGGAGCTTTCATGGACTCGCCCAACGAGGACTTCAGCACCGAGTACTCCCTGTTTAACTCCTCTGCCAATGTCCACGCGGCCTCCAATGGCCAGGGCCAGCCGGAAGATCCTCCTCGGTCCTCCAACGATGCCGTCTTGCTATGGATTGCCATCATAGCTACGCTGGGGAACATCGTGGTAGTGGGCGTGGTGTATGCCTTCACCTTCTGAGGACAGCACACCCTGCACCACCATGGGGTGAAGCTTGGCACGTAGCTCTGACTTGCTGTTGGCCTTTGGCTTCTCCTGTGTTCTAGAACCAGGAGTTTTGACCAGGGGCGGCGGCCGTCCTTCTGGAATTTCTCCCCAGCAGCCCTGATTTCAAATATCCCATGTTGTGGTCAAGCTGAGTCAGAAGACATGGAAGTATGGGCCTCCTGCCCCTAGAGGCATGACGGGGCAAGGCCTTCAGAGGGCAGATTGGGGATCCTTGAAACTACATTCCAGGAACATGAGACCAGATGAGACAGCTAGTTAAGTTTAAAACATAGACATGATTTGATGATCGCTTGCTGGTGGTAAATAATCACTCGTGTGTCTTGTTTTTATGCAAACTTATCGAACCTAGGGCGTGGGGTGCTGGGGCAAGAGCAGCCCTCAGAACTTCAGTGTTCCTGACCCAATTCTGGTTTCACATTCAGTCCCTTGGCCATCTAGTAGGGCCATTGGATGTTCCTAATTTGACTTTGAAATGGCACCTCTGCCACCAGACACCTGGTCCCTTCCAAGACCCAAGTGCATTGGGAGACCCAGGGATGGGGGGTTACTGGTAATAGGTGGGGTTTCTGGGGGTGGTGTTGGTGGTTTTTATCTCCTGGTcagactttctcttctttttaagaaGAGGAGAGGATGTCTTTAAGAGCTAGATGTGCCAGGCAGTGGACTCTTCAGGCCACCCACGTGAGGATGCTGTTTCTTCTCTGAGGAATCGTggaattttaaagatgaagaagatTCACATTCACTGAATTATTCAATGGATGGGTCAGGAAGGGGGGTGATTTGCCTGTGGTCACCAGGCAGGTTTGTGGAGGAGTCGGAACAGAAAGATGTGTCCtcactctcagctcactgagcTCTCTGCCCCAACTAAGCACTTCCCTGAGGAGGTTGCTGAGAAGCTGCCCTCAGGAGAATGTCCAGGCATCTTGAAGGTGGGTGCAAGGTTGGCGGGCTGCTCAGATACCCGTCCTTTACATTCAGTGTGGATACCGTGCATTCTCCTGAAGCTGTGAAAGTGCTTCTGCCCAAGCCACTTCCTTAAATTCTGAAATATCAGCATCTGGGGTCCCAGCAAGCAAGGAAGCTTCCAagtaaaaaccagagagaagggcacccttttctttcctcattaGGAAATCTTATTGCACaggacccacccccacccccaccccccacaccttCCAAGGCAGCCTCCTAGTGCAGATAGAGTGGGAAAGGTCCCAGAAGGGGGCTCACTCACCTCTAGGCCCAGAGAGGCTTTCTCCTCACTTTATACACTGCAAAAACAGAAGAATTGTGTCAATAACACCCTCTGCGGTGGAGAAACTTAAAAAGCTGGTTAGGAAGCTCTCGTGTATATTTAGGGACAATTACAAGAAAGCTGGACTTGCCACTGTGGTCTCAGGAGAAATGAGTGTTCTTGATGACAGGCAAAGGGACATCTTAGTTGTCCAGAAGCGGCACTCTTCCCTGGAAGCCGCCATGTTAATAGGATTACTAGCCTGGCTCCAGACAGTGCCTGCTCATGGCTGCCAGTTCTTACCGATCACATCCGTCGCTGCCACCGTATATCATCTGCCAGTGCATCAGCTTAAGGGGAGGTCACGAGTGCTAAAGAACCTGACCCTTGGCAATGAGGGAGAAGGGACATGGACCACCTGCCTGGAATTCCTGGAATCACTGGCAGGgtggaggctgggctggggagTTAGCTGCGGTGTGCGTGAATAGCTCTGTCTCCGGCAAGTCTCTCTCCATCAAACCCCAGGTCTGCCCCATAAGCAAGGTCTTTAACAGATGGATGTCTCCATGAGAAAACCCAAGGCGAGAAGCCGAGAGCCATGGCGGGGTTGCTTGACGTCTTCATGGAGTCACTCTGCCCCACATGCTCAAATCTTCCCTCTGGCCCCACATCCCTAGGAGAACCTGACCCCTGTAAAGATACAGGAGGCAGCTCCCTGGCCTCCAAATGGCCCATGGAGATGGCAGTCGGGAGACAGGGTTCTGTGTTTGCTGTGGTGAAgggaggagaaggcaggaggAAAAAGGATGGCTTCTAGCCCTGAAGAGGACTCCAGCATCCCAGGCACCGGGTGCTTCTGGCTGCAGTTTTCCCTATGGAGGCCCCTCAGCCTCCAGCCCTAACATAAATGTTGGTTAAATTCAGTTTTCAAGCCTCTCTCCCTTTTCAGTGTCAGAGCAGTAGATGGTCCAGGGCATTGGAGGCCTCGACCACTCTGCATTGCAGATTACAGTGACTTCCTCGGGGTTGCCCCATCTTGGTCTCCTGTGGTTTCTTCATTAGCTTTTTTTTACCAGCATCTCTCAAATAACAATGAAGATAGATATGCCCATTAGTGTCTGATTAAGGAGCAAAGGCTGGATTTCTGGCCACAGCGAGCTGCactctccctcctgcctcagcgggGGTCCGTCTTAGCAGTTCGGAAAGGGGAAAAAGATGCCGGTCCTCACTGCTTGAGTTTTGTGTCCAGGTGCCACTAGACTTGCATGCACACTAGTGATGTATGCACTGGTGATGATGCATCACCACACAGCATCATCACCGCAGTGCACAGATGAGGGACCAGAGGGTCAGAGGAGTGAAGTCGCcttcctgaggtcacacagcatgaAAGTGATGAGCTAGGATTTGAATCTGGGAAGTATGGCTCTAAAGCCAGACTGTACTGCCTTCTGCCACACTGTACTGCCTTCTGTGACTGGGTGGCACCTCCAGGGCACATTTACACCAGGCCCTGCATCTGCAGAGGCTGTTTCTCAAGATGCCCGTCATGGTGTGGCCTGGGCCAGCTCTGGCTTCCACAGGTCCCTGACTG harbors:
- the C15H14orf132 gene encoding uncharacterized protein C14orf132 homolog isoform X1, whose product is MDLSFMAAQLPMMGGAFMDSPNEDFSTEYSLFNSSANVHAASNGQGQPEDPPRSSNDAVLLWIAIIATLGNIVVVGVVYAFTF
- the C15H14orf132 gene encoding uncharacterized protein C14orf132 homolog isoform X2 → MMGGAFMDSPNEDFSTEYSLFNSSANVHAASNGQGQPEDPPRSSNDAVLLWIAIIATLGNIVVVGVVYAFTF